The genomic DNA TAAAATCACACTCGAAGCGGCGGCTCCGTATTGACGAATACCCGGAATCGGCAAGCCCAAAACCGCTCTGACATGCAAAGCAAATTCGCTCAGATCCTGAGAGATGACAGTCACGAGTCCCGTGTCGTGAGGGCGGGGGGAAACTTCACTGAAAATGACATCATTATCTTTCACAAACAGTTCAACCCCGAAAAGGCCGCGTCCGCCCAAGGCGCCTGTGATCTTGCGTGCATATTCCTGCGCTTTCACAAGGGCCGCCTCAGTCATGGGCTGCGGCTGCCAGGATTCACGGTAATCCCCATCTTCCTGCCGGTGCCCGATCGGTTCACAGAACGTTGTTCCATCAATGTGACGCACGGTTAAAAGGGTGATTTCATAATCAAAAGGCACGAATTTTTCGATAATGATACGCCCTTCACCGGTGCGACCGCCAGACTGGGAATAATCCCAAGCCTTTTGGATATCAGCCTCACTTTTCACAGTGGACTGCCCTTTTCCCGAAGAGCTCATAACAGGCTTGATCACACATGGGATACCGATTTCAGCCACTGCCGCACGGTATTCTTCTTCTGTATCCGCGAAGCGGTATGGCGATGTGGTCAGGCCAACCTCCTCGGCAGCAAGACGCCGAATGCCTTCACGATCCATTGTCAGCTTGGTCGCATTGGCAGTGGGGACAACATTGAATCCCTCTTTCTCAAGCTCGACCAAGGTAGACGTAGCAATAGCCTCGATCTCAGGCACAATATAGTCAGGCTTCTCTTCCGTGATAACCCGACGAAGCGCATCACCATCCAACATGGACATTGTATAAGAGCGGTGCGCCACCTGCATGGCAGGAGTATCTTCATAGCGGTCAACCACGATGACCTCGACGCCCAGACGCTGCGCTTCAATCACGACTTCCTTACCAAGCTCGCCACCACCAAGAAGCATCATTTTCTTTGCCGATGCAGTCTTGGCTGTTCCTAATATTGTCATATTCAATCCCTTTGAATTAATTAAAACCATGCTTAAGGCAGGAGCCCTCTATGCCAAACTTCCCCTCAAATTGAAAGGATTTCTCTTTTCGATTCCAGTGTGAACGAAGCTGGCTCACTTTTGTAGTTACGAATTAGCTACAAGCATATGCAACTATTCTGAATGCTGCATATTCCCGAACAAGTATGAATTCTTGGCGAACTACCAAAAATGATGAGGCATACAACATTCGAGCAACACACTGGAATCCTAACTATCGGACGGCGTGTTAATTCAATTTGAAATACAATATGAGAGAAAAGCTCTGTCGCTGAATAGATAAAACAAAGAAAAAGGACTTCAAGATTATCTCTTGAAGTCCTTTTATTTTCTTGATGGTGGGTCACCAAGGAATCGAACCTTGAACCTCCGGATTAAGAGTCCGCTGCTCTGCCAATTGAGCTAGTGACCCACGCTTTGAATGACGTTGCCGTCACGTGAGGAGCTGTTTCTATAAAGCTCACTTCAAATTGTCAACACTATTTTTCATTATTTTTAAAAAACCAATTAACAGGAATGATTCGCCTTGATTCCCATGCGTCTGCAAAGGTGGAATAGATATCCATTCTAAAAAAGAAACAACTCGATTTATCGGTGTCAGTCTCTACCAAAAACGCATTAAATCACATAGGGTGCAAGAGTCATTTATTGATTTTCAACGCCCCTGCGAGTAGTAAACTAACACAATTCGATTGCTTGGTAGTACGTCGAGGAGTCAAGGTCATTTCCCCAACGCTACCGATAATGCGTCATTGTTAATAAATCCAACAAGCAGTTCAAATAAAATGGCGAAATTCGACTTTTTCAACAAAAAAATGGAACCAGCTAAAAAGCTGATTCCATTGACTTTCAAGAGTGGTGGGTCACCAAGGAATCGAACCTTGAACCTCCGGATTAAGAGTCCGCTGCTCTGCCAATTGAGCTAGTGACCCACTCCGTTCAACGCGTTGCCGCGTCGACGAAGAGGTTTCTATAAGTGGAGCGATTATTTGTCAACAACAAAAACCAAAAAAATCATTTTTTTCAAAAGGCCTGCGATGTCTCGGATGAAACAACTATCCCCCCTGCTCTTCTTGTTTTTCATTATCCTGCTCGGCAGTCCGGCGCATGCGCTCGATACGCCGAAAAGCGATCTGCTGCACACGCAAGTCTCCTTTTACAGACTCTTGGATGAGGCCCGACAAACGTCCGGCCTTTCCGGGACACTCCTCGTGGCTTTGCAACTGGATTTGCAGCCGGACTGGTATACCTATGCCGACGATCCCGGCGGAATGGGTAAACCGACTAAGCTGACGGGAACAACCGCAAGCGGCACCCCGGTGACGACATTCTATCCCAAGGGAATCCGCAAGCCGGATTCATTCGACCCATCAGTCATGGTCAATACATATAAAAGCGGCACAAAACTGTTCGTTTTGATTCCCGGCAGCGACGCGCGCGCTTTCCCCCTGTCCCTTCGCCTCGATCTCTTGCTATGCCACCCCACCAAATGCGTTCCCATGAGACGCGATATATCCATACCGCAACCGAGCGCCCCGCTGGACAGCCTGCCGCAGGCCTCTCAGCAGGACTGGTGGCCTCAATTGATTGAATTGATCGGCAAAAAAACAGCCTCATCAGGTCAGCTCCCTGATTCAGCCGAAGCATCAGCATCTTCGATCAAATGGGATTTCACCCCAAAATATTTGCAACCGGGGCTTGAAGTCACAAGCCTGCTTTCGGCAATTCTCATGGGGCTGTTGGCTGGCTTGATACTCAACATCATGCCCTGCGTACTCCCGGTAGTCAGCCTCAAGCTCTCTGCCCTGCTCAACTCCAGTTCAATGGAAAGCAAAAGTGAACGCATTGCCGCATTCAGGGAACACAACATATTCTTTTCGCTCGGCGTGCTGTCCTTTTTCCTGTTTCTCGCCATCGTGCTTGGCGCGACCGGATCGGCATGGGGTGCGCTCTTCCAGAATCAGTGGCTGGTGCTCGGCGTCGCCGCAATCATTCTTGCGCTCTCATTAAGTCTATTCGGACTTTTCCATTTGCCTGTCATTGATCTCAAATTCGGAAGCAAAAACAAAAATCCGCACGTACAGGCCTTTTTCACCGGCAACCTGACAACGCTACTCGCCACGCCCTGTAGCGGCCCATTTCTCGGCGGCGTCCTCAGCTGGGCACTTATTCAAGGCCCGGTCGTTATCGCCACCGTATTCATATCAATAGGTATCGGCATGGCTTTTCCATATCTGCTTCTGGCCATGAATCCCGGCCTGTCTCGTTTTCTTCCCAAGTCCGGACCATGGATAGAATTCGTGGAAAAAGGCATCGCCTTCTTCCTGGTTGCAACGGCCTTCTACCTCTTCTCCATCGCTGTCGGCAGCGAATCCTTACGATTCCTCGCCCCACTCTGGGCCTTGCTGTTCGGTGGTTGGCTCTGGATTCGCACCAAAGCAGCCAAGTTCACGGCAAAATGGGCTACACGCACAGCTTCTCTGATTCTGCTGGCACTGTTAGTCGTCTGGACTACCCCCACAGAACAAGACACCCAAGTATGGGAAGAATTTATCCCGATTGCCTTGCAGGAAATCATCGGCACGAAGCCCCTTCTAATAGACTTCACCGCAGACTGGTGTCCCACATGCAAAGCCCTTGAAGCATCTGTTTTGACTGATGAGAATGTCATGCATTGGAAGAAAACATTCGGCGTAACATTCATCAAGGTAGACATGACCCAATCGACACCAGAGGCCGAGAACCTGTTGCGCGCCCTTGGCAGTGCGAGCATTCCCACTGCCGCCTTTTTCCCTGCCGGACCGGATAGCCGCTCTCCGCTTGTCCTGCGCGACATCTTTACAAAGTCACAGCTTGAAAACATCTTGGAATCGTGGGAAAAGTAGCCCTCATCTATTACAGGAGAACCTAATGCTCAATTTTCAATACTACATGCCGACCCGTGTCATCTTCGGACCGGACACTCTCGATCAACTCGGCGACACGCCGCACCTGCCCCGCGGCTCCAAGGCCATGATCGTCATCGGCGAATCCGGCGTCATGCTCAAACTCGGTTATCTTGCCCGCGTTCAGAGCCTGTTGTCCAAGCAGGATGTTCAGACCATCGTCTACGACAAAATCCGCCCCAATCCGGAATCCGACTACATTGATGAAGCTGCCGCCATCTGTCGCGACAGCGATGTCGATTTTGTCATCGGCCTCGGCGGAGGCTCCACCATTGACTCCGCAAAAGCCATCGCCGTTCTGGCCACCAACACCGGAAAGTACTGGGACTACATGCAGAGCGGCAGCGGTGGTGGACAGGCGCCCGAAAAGGCAGCCCTGCCCATCGTTGCCATTCCGACCACAGCAGGTACTGGCACTGAAGCCGATCCATGGACCGTCATCACCAAATCCGGTTCCAACGAAAAGATCGGCTGGGGCAACGACGACACATTCCCCCATCTGTCCATCGTGGACCCGAAACTCATGCTTTCGGTCCCCTCGAAACAGACTGCGTACACGGGCATGGACGCCTTTTTCCATGCCGTTGAAGCCTACCTCGCAACCTGCCGCCAGCCCGCAAGCGACATGCTCGCCCTTGAAGCGGTCCACCTCATCGCGCACACCCTACCCGAGGCGGTTGCCGATGGTGACAATCTTGAAGCGCGCACGGTCATGGCATGGGCCTCTTCCGCAGCAGGTCTGTGTGAATCATATTCGTCCTGCATTTCACACCATTCTCTGGAACATGCGCTGTCCGCTTTCCATCCGGACCTGCCGCATGGTGCCGGACTGGTGATGCTCTCCAAGGCCTACTTCGCCTTTCTTGCGGCCATGGGTGAAGAACGTCTCGGCGACCTCGCGCTTGCCATGGGCGACACGCTGGAAGAGGAAGTTGAAGAAGAAATCAACGGACTGGCCTTCATCGATGCTCTGGACAAACTCATCACAGAGGTCGGTCTGGCTGACGAAAAGCTCTCCGACTACGGCGTAACCCGTGAGGAGATTCCGACACTGGCTGAAAACGCAATCACGACGATGGGAAAACTTTTCGACGTAACGCCGATCAGCATGTCCATCGAAGATGTCATAGCCATTTTCGAAGAAGCATACGAATAGCTCCAAAATCATTCAAAAAAAACAAGGCCGGTGTGTACTGAAATACACACCGGCCTTTTGTCTTTTTGGTCATTGAACTGCCACACAGGACATGCTAGGCAATATTGAAAAACACATGGGAGAAACGCATGTCTGACTCAGAAGCCTACCTCAAGTCCATCACGGATTTCGCCCCGTTGTTCGACAAGGCCGACTATGCGGACGGAGAAAGCATCGACGGTTCCAGTGACTTACGCCACTTCATCCCCAAGTTCATTTACTACTCCCCTGCATGGCTTGTCTTTCTCTACAAGGTCAGGGGAGCATTGGCCAAATTAATGGGCCTTAAACGACCAGACATCCCCAACACACCACCGGCACCGGAAGATGTTTCCTTCACTCCGGGAGACATGTGCCAAGTTTTTACCGTTACACACGGGAAAGACAACCAATACATAGCTGTGGCGATTGACGACACGCACCTGATTGCGCGCATTCTTGTTGCGGCAGAGCAACATGAAACCGGCGTCACTCGATTTCATGTGGGAACCACGGTCGAGCATCAGAACTGGAAAGGTCCCGTTTACATGACTCTGATCAAGCCATTTCATCGCATGATAGTACGAAACATGATGGAGGCTGGAGTCAAGCCGTAAGCCTACTCCACCGGCACCATTTCATATGAATCGCCGGATATGCATCGAGCACCGTCTTCGGTGATCTCGAATGTGTTCTCCACGCCGACCATTGCAACCCCGCGTATTCCCTGCTTCGGTTCAATGGCGATCACCATGCCTTTTTCAAGCGGCAGGTCGAACCCCTTGGCTATCGGAGGAAACTCGTCAATCGTAAGGCCGATTCCGTGCCCGATGAACGGGACCTTGTTTTCACCAAGCCCCATGAATCCCTCAGCAAAACCGCGACTGTCAGCCTGTTCAATACAATAGGCATACAGTTCCGCAGGCGTCACACCGGGCTTTGCGTTATCACACACCCAGTTCTGCATCTCGATACAAAAATCATGCGCCTTGCGAACGGCATCGGGAATATTTGCGTCTGGACCGGCAAAATAGGCCTGCGTTTTATCGGTATGATATCCCTCAAGCTGGAACCCGATATCGAGCATGAGCGGCTCACCTTCTTTCCACACTTTACCGGCATTCCCCATCAGCGCAGAGCCGGGATGCTCTCCGCGCAA from uncultured Pseudodesulfovibrio sp. includes the following:
- a CDS encoding DUF2867 domain-containing protein, which codes for MSDSEAYLKSITDFAPLFDKADYADGESIDGSSDLRHFIPKFIYYSPAWLVFLYKVRGALAKLMGLKRPDIPNTPPAPEDVSFTPGDMCQVFTVTHGKDNQYIAVAIDDTHLIARILVAAEQHETGVTRFHVGTTVEHQNWKGPVYMTLIKPFHRMIVRNMMEAGVKP
- a CDS encoding cytochrome c biogenesis protein CcdA, whose amino-acid sequence is MKQLSPLLFLFFIILLGSPAHALDTPKSDLLHTQVSFYRLLDEARQTSGLSGTLLVALQLDLQPDWYTYADDPGGMGKPTKLTGTTASGTPVTTFYPKGIRKPDSFDPSVMVNTYKSGTKLFVLIPGSDARAFPLSLRLDLLLCHPTKCVPMRRDISIPQPSAPLDSLPQASQQDWWPQLIELIGKKTASSGQLPDSAEASASSIKWDFTPKYLQPGLEVTSLLSAILMGLLAGLILNIMPCVLPVVSLKLSALLNSSSMESKSERIAAFREHNIFFSLGVLSFFLFLAIVLGATGSAWGALFQNQWLVLGVAAIILALSLSLFGLFHLPVIDLKFGSKNKNPHVQAFFTGNLTTLLATPCSGPFLGGVLSWALIQGPVVIATVFISIGIGMAFPYLLLAMNPGLSRFLPKSGPWIEFVEKGIAFFLVATAFYLFSIAVGSESLRFLAPLWALLFGGWLWIRTKAAKFTAKWATRTASLILLALLVVWTTPTEQDTQVWEEFIPIALQEIIGTKPLLIDFTADWCPTCKALEASVLTDENVMHWKKTFGVTFIKVDMTQSTPEAENLLRALGSASIPTAAFFPAGPDSRSPLVLRDIFTKSQLENILESWEK
- the purT gene encoding formate-dependent phosphoribosylglycinamide formyltransferase → MTILGTAKTASAKKMMLLGGGELGKEVVIEAQRLGVEVIVVDRYEDTPAMQVAHRSYTMSMLDGDALRRVITEEKPDYIVPEIEAIATSTLVELEKEGFNVVPTANATKLTMDREGIRRLAAEEVGLTTSPYRFADTEEEYRAAVAEIGIPCVIKPVMSSSGKGQSTVKSEADIQKAWDYSQSGGRTGEGRIIIEKFVPFDYEITLLTVRHIDGTTFCEPIGHRQEDGDYRESWQPQPMTEAALVKAQEYARKITGALGGRGLFGVELFVKDNDVIFSEVSPRPHDTGLVTVISQDLSEFALHVRAVLGLPIPGIRQYGAAASSVILSNGTSDKPAFEGVDVALREADTKVLIFGKGECAGVRRLGVALALADDVEAAVDKAKRVSSAVTVSY
- a CDS encoding iron-containing alcohol dehydrogenase, with translation MLNFQYYMPTRVIFGPDTLDQLGDTPHLPRGSKAMIVIGESGVMLKLGYLARVQSLLSKQDVQTIVYDKIRPNPESDYIDEAAAICRDSDVDFVIGLGGGSTIDSAKAIAVLATNTGKYWDYMQSGSGGGQAPEKAALPIVAIPTTAGTGTEADPWTVITKSGSNEKIGWGNDDTFPHLSIVDPKLMLSVPSKQTAYTGMDAFFHAVEAYLATCRQPASDMLALEAVHLIAHTLPEAVADGDNLEARTVMAWASSAAGLCESYSSCISHHSLEHALSAFHPDLPHGAGLVMLSKAYFAFLAAMGEERLGDLALAMGDTLEEEVEEEINGLAFIDALDKLITEVGLADEKLSDYGVTREEIPTLAENAITTMGKLFDVTPISMSIEDVIAIFEEAYE